A genomic region of Ferviditalea candida contains the following coding sequences:
- a CDS encoding Ger(x)C family spore germination protein translates to MKTVVTFLMLTIGLMPIAGCWSGRELSDSAILVAAAIEKKGNNIKITYQVLDPRKLEKEESEARVVISSEAPTAHEATWRIIKGLKRRLFVSHTKAVIYSTELAKEGKLHALQDAMNRDQQFRLNSYIYVADHPADILGARSPLEAMTGLGLSKGAETVERDLSEMIVVPLWNFMKMSLGPTGSTYTSFLELHKEKEPALTHVDIDGPVIFKKGKLVKTIHSPEITRGILWFENKVEGTSVSLSIPGEPKHKAAIEVHKTSSKITPRFEQGKLVIDVTVQSAGDINEWQSPQALTLPKLKLLEREYKDQIIKEMRGALKKMREDPVTDVLNIGLEVFRQYPDYWSRVHDDWDDLFKKIDVNIKVVAKIQNLGMVKDRRADHPKSDLFPWSK, encoded by the coding sequence ATGAAAACGGTTGTGACTTTTCTGATGCTGACAATAGGCTTAATGCCAATCGCCGGCTGCTGGAGCGGCAGGGAGTTGTCCGATTCCGCCATATTGGTTGCGGCAGCTATCGAAAAAAAAGGTAACAATATCAAAATCACTTATCAGGTGCTTGATCCCAGAAAATTGGAGAAGGAAGAATCTGAAGCCAGGGTCGTCATCAGTTCTGAAGCCCCGACGGCCCATGAGGCCACATGGCGGATCATCAAAGGGCTGAAACGGCGATTGTTCGTTTCGCATACGAAAGCGGTCATTTACAGTACGGAGCTCGCCAAGGAAGGCAAGCTGCACGCCCTTCAGGACGCCATGAACCGCGATCAGCAGTTCCGCCTGAACAGCTACATTTATGTGGCCGATCACCCCGCTGACATACTGGGCGCCCGGTCGCCGTTGGAAGCGATGACGGGGTTGGGTTTATCCAAGGGAGCCGAAACCGTGGAAAGAGACCTGTCGGAAATGATCGTTGTTCCCTTGTGGAATTTTATGAAAATGAGTCTCGGACCGACTGGAAGCACCTATACTTCTTTCCTAGAACTGCACAAAGAAAAGGAACCGGCATTAACTCATGTGGATATTGACGGTCCGGTCATCTTCAAAAAAGGCAAGCTGGTCAAAACCATCCATTCCCCGGAAATTACCCGCGGGATCCTTTGGTTCGAAAACAAAGTCGAAGGAACGTCCGTCAGTCTGAGCATTCCCGGAGAACCGAAGCATAAAGCGGCGATCGAAGTCCACAAGACTTCCTCGAAGATCACCCCCCGGTTCGAGCAGGGCAAACTGGTGATCGACGTAACGGTTCAATCGGCGGGAGACATTAATGAATGGCAATCCCCGCAGGCGTTGACCCTCCCAAAGCTCAAGCTGCTTGAACGGGAGTACAAAGACCAAATTATCAAAGAAATGCGGGGAGCGCTTAAGAAGATGCGCGAGGATCCGGTCACTGACGTGCTGAACATCGGCCTTGAAGTGTTCCGCCAGTATCCGGATTATTGGAGCAGGGTGCATGACGATTGGGACGACCTCTTTAAAAAAATCGACGTGAACATTAAAGTTGTAGCCAAAATTCAAAACTTGGGGATGGTGAAAGACAGAAGGGCAGATCATCCGAAATCCGATTTGTTCCCATGGAGTAAATGA
- a CDS encoding Ger(x)C family spore germination protein: protein MILLKAALLRTFMPLLLFAVLLTGCWSSRELSDSAILSGAAIEKIGGEYKIIYQVMDPKKIKKNESKADVIITSEGPTVHEATLRLAKGLKRRLFLSHTRAIIISTELARKEGILPLLDFGNRDQQFRLNSYIYVADHPAKILGLASPLDPISAFGLFKGTDSVKHDVSEMTAVSLREFMQMNQSPVGSGYVTLLKIHKEKPPAMIHVDINGAAVFKDDKLVKVVRSPLLTRGILWFENKVKFGSMSLPIPGDPRSMAAIELHSSSSKIKPKLREGKLTFDVNVEASGDINEWQSGQPLTERKIKQLELQMKKQVIEEMNAALKEMRKDPATDILNLGMQVYRHYPKYWHQVHEDWDEIFKRTDVRIHVKSKITNLGMVKDRVADRPQTRLFPGID from the coding sequence GTGATATTGCTTAAGGCCGCATTGCTCAGGACATTCATGCCGCTTCTTCTGTTTGCTGTCTTGCTGACCGGTTGTTGGAGCTCCCGGGAATTGTCCGATTCGGCCATACTTTCAGGGGCAGCAATCGAGAAGATCGGGGGAGAATATAAAATCATATATCAGGTCATGGATCCGAAAAAAATCAAGAAGAACGAATCGAAAGCCGACGTGATCATCACTTCCGAAGGACCCACTGTGCATGAGGCCACCCTGCGGCTGGCCAAAGGGCTGAAGCGCCGGTTGTTCTTATCGCATACAAGGGCGATCATCATCAGTACCGAGCTTGCCCGCAAGGAAGGCATTCTTCCCCTTCTGGACTTTGGAAACCGGGATCAGCAGTTTCGCCTGAACAGCTACATTTACGTTGCCGATCATCCCGCGAAAATTCTCGGTCTCGCCTCTCCTTTGGATCCGATATCGGCATTCGGGCTGTTCAAAGGCACGGACTCTGTCAAGCATGATGTCTCGGAAATGACGGCGGTGTCCCTACGGGAATTTATGCAGATGAACCAAAGCCCGGTCGGGAGCGGCTATGTAACTTTACTGAAAATACATAAGGAAAAACCGCCCGCCATGATACACGTCGATATCAACGGGGCAGCCGTTTTCAAAGATGATAAACTGGTTAAAGTCGTTCGCTCCCCCCTCCTCACTCGCGGCATCTTGTGGTTCGAGAACAAAGTCAAGTTCGGTTCGATGAGCCTGCCGATCCCCGGAGACCCGAGGTCGATGGCGGCGATTGAACTTCACTCCAGTTCCTCCAAGATCAAACCAAAATTGAGAGAAGGCAAATTGACCTTTGATGTGAATGTGGAAGCCAGCGGGGACATTAATGAATGGCAGTCCGGCCAACCGTTGACAGAGAGAAAAATAAAGCAGCTGGAATTGCAGATGAAAAAGCAAGTCATTGAGGAAATGAATGCCGCATTGAAGGAAATGCGGAAAGATCCGGCCACGGACATTCTCAACCTCGGCATGCAAGTATACCGGCATTATCCGAAATATTGGCATCAAGTCCATGAGGATTGGGACGAAATCTTCAAGCGTACGGACGTCCGCATTCACGTAAAATCCAAAATCACGAATTTGGGAATGGTAAAAGATCGGGTGGCCGACCGACCGCAGACCCGTCTGTTTCCGGGGATTGACTGA
- a CDS encoding spore germination protein, whose protein sequence is MFFASWFKRKQNNGSGSRQIQSSSPQGLPIFPDLEQNKLFFKQIMGNPPDLIFRDIMCGSNQTKLLLIGMNGLVDKDILYQSAIKPLVENDQAPMESLSDIENTLHVGIFNRGRDLGDLLKKLLTGNVILLMEKQTEAIIINAQGFEERTIEEPKTEPIVRGPHEGFTEALGTNLALMRRRLHDPMLRFDILKVGIKSPVDVCVLYIQDIAAPEIVEDIKNRIRRIKTEAILGSGYIEEYIDEQPQSLFATVGNTERPDKLAGKLLEGRVGILVDGTPTALWLPYLFLEAMQSPEDYYSLPFYTSFIRMLRYASFWISLILPAFYVGAQNFHKEMIPTTLLASIAAAREGVPFPLVMEVIFMLLLFEILKEAGVRMPRSIGQAVSIVGALILGDAAVQAGIVGTPTIIVVALAGITTFIVTPYTDAVSLLRILLIIPASILGLFGLLMGVLAMLTHLASMTSAGVPYLSPFAPTYFRDWKDTFVRVHLKNMDRAPESIPQQRKIRHEKP, encoded by the coding sequence ATGTTTTTCGCAAGCTGGTTTAAACGCAAACAGAACAACGGCTCGGGAAGTCGGCAAATTCAATCTTCTTCGCCGCAGGGTCTGCCCATCTTTCCGGACCTGGAGCAGAACAAGCTATTTTTCAAGCAAATAATGGGCAATCCCCCCGATCTGATTTTCCGCGATATCATGTGCGGTTCCAATCAAACAAAACTGCTGCTAATCGGAATGAACGGACTTGTGGATAAAGACATCCTCTACCAGTCAGCCATCAAACCGCTGGTGGAGAACGACCAGGCCCCCATGGAAAGTCTCTCCGATATTGAAAATACACTTCATGTCGGCATTTTCAATCGGGGACGCGATCTGGGCGATCTCTTGAAAAAACTGTTAACAGGCAATGTCATCCTGCTGATGGAAAAACAAACGGAAGCCATCATTATCAACGCTCAAGGGTTTGAAGAACGAACCATTGAAGAACCGAAGACCGAGCCGATCGTCCGCGGACCTCATGAAGGATTTACGGAAGCGTTGGGAACCAATCTTGCATTGATGCGCAGAAGACTTCACGATCCGATGCTCCGCTTCGATATTCTGAAAGTCGGGATCAAATCCCCGGTCGACGTATGCGTTCTTTATATTCAGGATATTGCAGCTCCGGAAATCGTTGAGGATATTAAAAATCGTATTCGCAGAATTAAAACGGAAGCCATTCTCGGTTCCGGCTACATTGAAGAATACATCGATGAACAGCCCCAATCGTTGTTCGCCACCGTCGGGAACACGGAAAGACCCGACAAGCTTGCCGGAAAATTGCTGGAAGGCCGGGTGGGCATCCTCGTGGACGGCACGCCAACCGCATTGTGGCTTCCCTATTTGTTCCTGGAGGCGATGCAATCCCCCGAGGATTATTATTCATTGCCGTTTTATACCTCCTTCATCCGAATGCTCCGGTATGCCTCTTTTTGGATCTCGCTTATTCTGCCTGCCTTTTATGTGGGAGCGCAAAATTTCCACAAAGAAATGATCCCGACGACCCTCTTGGCCAGCATTGCCGCCGCCCGCGAAGGCGTCCCTTTTCCGTTGGTCATGGAAGTCATCTTCATGCTGTTATTATTTGAAATCTTGAAAGAAGCAGGCGTACGCATGCCGAGATCGATCGGACAAGCCGTCTCAATCGTGGGGGCGCTGATCCTCGGCGATGCCGCTGTGCAAGCCGGCATCGTCGGAACGCCGACGATTATCGTTGTCGCCCTTGCGGGAATTACCACATTTATCGTGACACCATACACCGACGCGGTCAGCCTCCTGAGAATTCTGCTGATCATTCCCGCTTCCATTCTCGGTCTATTTGGTCTTCTTATGGGGGTACTTGCCATGCTGACGCACCTCGCTTCCATGACCAGTGCGGGTGTCCCATATCTTTCGCCGTTTGCCCCAACTTATTTCCGCGATTGGAAAGACACCTTCGTACGTGTTCATCTTAAGAATATGGATCGGGCGCCGGAATCCATTCCGCAGCAGCGAAAAATCCGGCATGAGAAACCATGA
- a CDS encoding universal stress protein yields the protein MFGFYSRILVAYDGSELSDKALDLALKLAEQDSRIEVHAVTVWDDRYVQTFGYYDIVSVEELAESRQRSTEELFGKIKGKLDAVPNKTATIALEGNPAKMLAEYAKDNDCDLIVMGSRGLSSMKELFLGSVSHNVVQQAHCPVLIAK from the coding sequence ATGTTCGGTTTTTATTCGAGAATTTTGGTGGCGTATGACGGTTCGGAGTTGAGCGACAAGGCGCTGGATCTGGCGTTGAAGCTGGCGGAGCAGGACAGCCGGATTGAAGTTCATGCCGTGACGGTGTGGGATGACCGCTATGTGCAAACATTTGGCTATTATGACATTGTATCCGTGGAGGAATTGGCGGAGAGCCGCCAGAGAAGCACGGAGGAATTGTTCGGGAAAATCAAAGGCAAGCTGGATGCCGTTCCGAACAAAACGGCAACCATCGCTTTGGAGGGCAACCCTGCTAAAATGCTGGCGGAATACGCCAAAGATAACGATTGCGACCTGATTGTAATGGGCAGCCGCGGCTTGAGCAGCATGAAGGAACTGTTCCTGGGCAGCGTCAGCCACAATGTGGTCCAACAAGCGCATTGCCCGGTACTGATTGCGAAATAA